A single genomic interval of Spirosoma linguale DSM 74 harbors:
- a CDS encoding pyruvate carboxyltransferase (PFAM: pyruvate carboxyltransferase; LeuA allosteric (dimerisation) domain~KEGG: mpo:Mpop_2796 2-isopropylmalate synthase), with protein MKRRYIEIMDTTLRDGEQTSGVSFSASEKLALAQLLLTEVKVDRVEIASARVSAGELEAVQQITRWADSIGLIDKVEVLTFVDGQASLDWLQASGAKVMNLLTKGSLNHLTHQLKKTPGEHFTDIGQVVCAAGKLGVKANVYLEDWSNGMRNSPDYVFQYLDFLNTQPILRVLLPDTLGVLTPAESYSFVHQLVTRYPNLHFDFHAHNDYDLSIANVMEAIRAGAHGIHLTVNGLGERAGNAPLASAIAVLRDFMPEVRTGVVEKSLYQVSKIVETFSGLRIPDNKPVVGDNVFTQTAGIHADGDKKNNLYFNALLPERFGRKRSYALGKMSGKANIENNLRELGIQLSEDDLKKVTQRVIELGDQKEVVTREDLPYVISDVLNTNSFASRVEVLNYVLTHSKDLKPSATLRVRIDEEHFEESAQGDGQYDAFMNALKKIYVKKKLTLPLLTDYAVRIPTGGRTDALCETIITWKHKNGEFKTRGLDSDQTVSAIKATQKMLNTLD; from the coding sequence ATGAAACGTCGCTACATTGAAATAATGGACACGACACTCCGTGATGGTGAACAAACCAGCGGAGTGTCGTTTTCTGCGTCCGAAAAGCTGGCACTGGCTCAGTTACTGCTTACCGAAGTTAAAGTAGATCGCGTAGAGATTGCTTCAGCCCGGGTATCCGCGGGTGAACTGGAAGCGGTGCAGCAAATTACCCGCTGGGCTGACAGCATTGGCCTGATCGACAAAGTTGAGGTGCTGACCTTCGTCGACGGACAAGCCTCCCTCGACTGGTTGCAGGCGTCCGGTGCCAAAGTGATGAACCTGCTCACCAAAGGTTCGCTCAATCACCTCACCCACCAGCTCAAGAAAACCCCCGGCGAACATTTTACAGACATCGGTCAGGTCGTTTGTGCAGCCGGTAAGCTGGGCGTTAAGGCCAATGTGTATCTGGAAGACTGGAGCAACGGCATGCGCAACTCGCCGGACTATGTCTTTCAGTATCTGGATTTCCTCAATACCCAGCCTATTCTCCGGGTATTGTTGCCTGACACACTGGGCGTACTGACACCGGCGGAATCCTATTCGTTCGTCCATCAGTTGGTAACCCGCTACCCCAATCTACATTTCGATTTCCATGCTCACAACGATTATGACCTCAGCATTGCCAACGTGATGGAGGCCATTCGGGCGGGAGCGCACGGTATACATCTGACCGTTAACGGTCTGGGTGAACGCGCCGGTAACGCACCTTTGGCCAGTGCCATTGCGGTGCTGCGTGATTTTATGCCCGAGGTTCGAACGGGCGTTGTTGAAAAATCGCTGTATCAGGTCAGTAAGATTGTTGAGACCTTTTCGGGCCTTCGTATTCCCGACAACAAGCCCGTTGTCGGCGATAACGTGTTTACCCAAACGGCAGGTATTCATGCCGATGGCGATAAGAAGAACAATCTCTATTTCAATGCCCTGCTGCCCGAACGGTTTGGCCGCAAACGCAGCTACGCGCTCGGCAAAATGTCGGGCAAAGCCAACATCGAGAACAACCTGCGCGAACTGGGTATTCAGCTATCGGAAGACGACCTCAAGAAAGTAACGCAGCGGGTTATCGAACTGGGCGACCAGAAAGAGGTTGTCACGCGTGAGGACTTACCCTATGTTATTTCCGATGTATTGAATACGAATTCGTTCGCATCGCGGGTAGAGGTGCTCAATTATGTACTGACGCATTCAAAAGACCTTAAGCCTTCGGCTACCTTACGGGTTCGCATTGATGAGGAGCATTTTGAAGAAAGTGCCCAGGGCGATGGCCAGTACGACGCGTTCATGAACGCCCTGAAGAAGATTTACGTCAAAAAGAAACTGACCTTGCCTTTACTGACGGATTACGCCGTACGCATTCCGACCGGGGGCCGAACAGACGCCCTTTGTGAGACCATTATCACCTGGAAACACAAAAATGGGGAGTTTAAAACCCGCGGACTCGATTCAGATCAGACGGTATCGGCCATTAAGGCCACGCAAAAAATGCTCAACACCCTGGACTAA
- a CDS encoding 3-isopropylmalate dehydratase, small subunit (TIGRFAM: 3-isopropylmalate dehydratase, small subunit~PFAM: aconitate hydratase domain protein~KEGG: mes:Meso_3269 isopropylmalate isomerase small subunit), whose product MAYDKFTILRSTAVPMPIENVDTDQIIPARFLKATERKGFGDNLFRDWRYNNDNTPKADFVLNDPTYSGKILVGGKNFGSGSSREHAAWAIYDYGFRCVVSSFFADIFQANSINVGILPVRVSPEFLEKIFAAIEADPKTELEINLPAQTITLLATGESESFAINEYKKHNLTNGYDDIDYLLSMKEEIGAFAETRPF is encoded by the coding sequence ATGGCTTACGATAAATTTACCATACTCCGCAGTACTGCCGTTCCCATGCCAATTGAGAACGTCGACACGGACCAGATTATTCCCGCCCGTTTCCTGAAGGCCACCGAGCGCAAAGGATTTGGCGACAACCTTTTCCGCGACTGGCGGTACAATAACGACAATACACCCAAGGCCGATTTCGTCCTGAATGACCCAACCTACTCTGGCAAAATTCTGGTAGGTGGCAAAAACTTCGGTAGCGGATCGAGCCGCGAGCATGCCGCCTGGGCCATTTACGATTATGGCTTCCGTTGCGTCGTATCAAGCTTTTTTGCCGATATTTTCCAGGCCAACTCAATCAACGTCGGTATCCTGCCCGTTCGGGTTAGCCCCGAATTTCTGGAGAAGATCTTCGCGGCCATCGAAGCCGACCCAAAGACCGAGTTGGAAATAAACTTACCAGCCCAGACGATCACCCTGCTGGCAACGGGCGAGAGCGAAAGCTTCGCGATCAACGAATACAAGAAGCACAACCTCACCAACGGCTACGACGACATCGACTACCTGCTGTCGATGAAAGAAGAAATCGGAGCCTTCGCCGAAACGAGACCTTTCTAA
- a CDS encoding 3-isopropylmalate dehydratase, large subunit (TIGRFAM: 3-isopropylmalate dehydratase, large subunit~PFAM: aconitate hydratase domain protein~KEGG: ank:AnaeK_1898 3-isopropylmalate dehydratase, large subunit) yields MSTPKTLFDKVWDAHVIRQVKDGPDVLFIDRHFIHEVTSPVAFLGLEGRGATVLYPDRTFATADHNTPTLNQHLPVADPMSANQLAALERNAKTYGISHWGLGHQKNGIVHVVGPENGITLPGMTIVCGDSHTSTHGAFGAIAFGIGTSEVEMVLATQCIMQPKPKKMRITVNGKPGKAVLPKDVILYIISQTSASGATGYFVEYAGEVFENMTMEGRMTVCNMTIEMGARGGMIAPDQTTLDYLKGRELSPKGEQWDKLVPYWESLKTDEGATFDLDLTFDAADIEPQITYGTNPGLGTGVTHQIPTADSVKDGSASYKKSLQYMGFQENESMIGKPVDFVFLGSCTNGRIEDFRAFASIVKGRKKADNITAWLVPGSHIVEKQIQEEGILDILTQAGFELRQPGCSACLAMNEDKVPAGKYAVSTSNRNFEGRQGPGARTLLASPLVAAAAAVTGVVSDPRGLMDSVN; encoded by the coding sequence ATGAGTACCCCAAAAACCCTGTTCGATAAAGTCTGGGATGCACACGTCATCCGGCAGGTTAAGGATGGTCCCGATGTGTTGTTCATCGACCGCCATTTTATCCACGAAGTAACAAGCCCGGTGGCTTTTCTAGGTCTCGAAGGCCGTGGTGCCACGGTATTATATCCCGACCGCACCTTTGCCACCGCCGATCACAACACACCAACGCTCAACCAACACCTGCCCGTTGCTGATCCGATGTCGGCCAATCAGTTGGCGGCTCTGGAGCGTAATGCCAAAACATACGGTATTTCGCACTGGGGTCTTGGGCACCAGAAAAATGGCATTGTCCACGTAGTAGGTCCCGAAAATGGCATCACCCTGCCCGGCATGACCATCGTTTGTGGCGATTCGCACACCTCAACACACGGTGCCTTTGGCGCTATTGCGTTCGGTATCGGTACGTCTGAAGTGGAAATGGTGCTGGCTACGCAGTGCATCATGCAGCCCAAGCCCAAGAAAATGCGGATTACCGTCAATGGTAAACCCGGTAAAGCGGTGCTACCTAAAGACGTCATTCTGTACATCATTTCGCAGACATCGGCCAGTGGTGCTACGGGCTACTTTGTCGAATACGCTGGTGAAGTGTTCGAGAACATGACCATGGAAGGCCGTATGACGGTTTGTAACATGACCATCGAAATGGGTGCCCGTGGCGGTATGATCGCTCCCGACCAAACCACACTCGACTACCTCAAAGGCCGCGAACTATCGCCCAAAGGCGAGCAGTGGGATAAACTCGTTCCGTATTGGGAAAGCCTCAAAACCGACGAAGGCGCTACGTTCGACCTCGACCTTACCTTCGATGCCGCCGATATTGAACCCCAAATCACCTACGGAACAAACCCAGGTCTGGGCACCGGTGTAACCCACCAGATCCCAACCGCCGACAGCGTAAAAGATGGCTCCGCCAGCTACAAGAAATCGCTGCAATACATGGGCTTCCAGGAAAACGAAAGCATGATCGGCAAACCGGTCGATTTTGTGTTCCTCGGCAGTTGCACGAATGGCCGGATTGAAGATTTCCGCGCCTTTGCGTCGATTGTAAAAGGCCGCAAAAAAGCCGACAACATCACGGCCTGGTTAGTGCCGGGTTCGCACATTGTTGAGAAACAGATTCAGGAAGAAGGCATTCTGGATATCCTGACCCAGGCCGGTTTCGAACTCCGTCAGCCGGGTTGCTCGGCCTGTCTGGCCATGAACGAAGACAAGGTTCCGGCGGGTAAATACGCCGTATCGACCTCCAACCGCAACTTCGAAGGTCGCCAAGGACCGGGTGCCCGCACGCTGCTGGCAAGCCCGCTGGTAGCAGCCGCTGCCGCCGTTACGGGTGTTGTTTCTGACCCAAGAGGTTTAATGGATAGTGTAAACTGA
- a CDS encoding methionine sulfoxide reductase A (KEGG: sde:Sde_1829 methionine sulfoxide reductase A) encodes MKFGKTIKIFLIDGDPNGRMTCELSNWTGKAYKVPRIKVKDCSDRSDLFNTGIYLLLGKDEEGQDQVYIGEAETILKRLNQHLTQKDFWNEAVIFVSKDENLNKAHIKYLESRLYEIAKTANRYKIANTVTPTQSSISESDRAEMEEFLENAKLLVNTLGHKVFEEKRELKARVKQQEFFMIVAPRGANAQGEPTSEGFVVLKGSKIATSTVTSFPPSMQKLRQDLIDKKVVVQNGEHLELTDDYIFASPSTAAAIVMGRNANGLIEWKLPNGRTLKGVESEVETTPANMGLPKVGLELDNVDDTINQIVN; translated from the coding sequence ATGAAGTTTGGGAAAACAATCAAGATATTTCTCATAGACGGCGATCCAAATGGACGCATGACATGTGAATTGTCGAACTGGACCGGCAAGGCTTACAAAGTTCCTAGGATAAAGGTTAAAGACTGCTCTGACAGATCAGACCTTTTTAACACCGGCATTTATCTTTTGCTAGGCAAAGACGAGGAAGGCCAAGACCAAGTATATATAGGCGAAGCTGAGACAATACTCAAGAGACTGAATCAACATCTCACCCAGAAAGACTTTTGGAATGAAGCGGTCATCTTTGTAAGCAAGGATGAAAACCTCAATAAAGCACACATAAAATATTTGGAAAGTAGGCTTTATGAGATAGCGAAGACTGCAAATAGATATAAGATCGCAAATACAGTAACGCCTACGCAATCTTCTATTTCAGAATCAGACCGGGCAGAAATGGAAGAGTTTTTAGAAAATGCCAAACTGCTTGTTAACACCCTCGGCCATAAAGTATTCGAAGAAAAACGTGAACTGAAAGCAAGAGTCAAGCAACAAGAGTTCTTCATGATTGTTGCACCTCGTGGCGCGAACGCACAAGGGGAGCCTACTTCTGAGGGTTTTGTTGTATTAAAAGGTTCAAAGATTGCCACTTCCACCGTTACGTCTTTTCCTCCGTCGATGCAAAAGCTTCGACAAGATCTTATCGATAAAAAGGTAGTAGTTCAAAACGGCGAACACTTGGAACTAACGGACGATTATATTTTTGCAAGTCCTTCAACAGCAGCAGCAATTGTTATGGGCCGCAATGCTAATGGCCTAATTGAATGGAAGTTGCCAAATGGTCGGACGCTGAAAGGAGTCGAATCAGAGGTCGAAACAACGCCAGCTAACATGGGGTTGCCAAAAGTGGGACTTGAGCTTGACAACGTCGATGATACTATTAATCAAATTGTGAACTAA
- a CDS encoding conserved hypothetical protein (KEGG: bbt:BBta_2759 hypothetical protein) translates to MTTKQKQSTLLNIALWTAQVVLAVSLIWAATMKLFRPADQLATMWPWTAEHTNLVKLTGVLDLLSGIGLVLPTLLHIQPKLTRYAAYGTVALMVAASLFHLTRGEASQIGVNIFFALLAIFVAWGRQAPLQQGIK, encoded by the coding sequence ATGACAACTAAACAAAAGCAATCAACCCTACTGAATATAGCCCTTTGGACAGCTCAGGTAGTTCTAGCCGTCAGTTTAATCTGGGCGGCAACTATGAAGCTTTTCCGGCCTGCCGACCAATTAGCCACCATGTGGCCATGGACAGCGGAGCATACTAATCTGGTTAAACTGACAGGTGTTCTCGATTTATTATCGGGTATTGGCTTGGTATTGCCTACGTTGCTCCACATACAGCCCAAACTGACACGGTATGCAGCCTATGGAACAGTAGCCCTTATGGTAGCTGCCAGCCTGTTTCACCTGACAAGAGGAGAAGCGTCACAGATTGGCGTAAATATTTTCTTTGCTCTACTCGCCATTTTCGTTGCATGGGGCAGACAAGCACCCTTACAGCAGGGGATTAAATAA
- a CDS encoding transcriptional regulator, HxlR family (PFAM: helix-turn-helix HxlR type~KEGG: bja:bll5370 transcriptional regulatory protein), translating into MLSTGGCPKTMLSIKDALDAVEGRWKLLILFSLSEGPKRFKQLAREVSGITDKTLSKELKSLEANKLVLRQVHDTFPPTVEYSITPHGMSLEKVIDELHFWGLAHRKEVIGQ; encoded by the coding sequence ATGCTGTCGACAGGTGGTTGCCCCAAAACAATGCTCTCCATAAAGGATGCCCTTGACGCGGTTGAGGGAAGGTGGAAGCTGCTTATCTTGTTCTCGTTGTCAGAAGGACCCAAACGATTTAAGCAGTTAGCAAGAGAGGTTAGCGGAATAACGGACAAGACACTCTCAAAAGAACTAAAAAGTCTGGAAGCAAATAAACTTGTCCTTCGGCAGGTTCACGACACCTTTCCGCCAACCGTTGAGTATTCGATTACGCCACACGGTATGTCGCTCGAAAAAGTGATAGACGAGCTTCATTTCTGGGGGTTAGCCCATCGAAAGGAAGTCATAGGGCAATGA